AGACCTTCACCGAGCGGCGGTAGAGCGGGTCCGCGCAGTCCGGGGAGAGCAGGACGGCGTCCATGCCGAGGGCGGCGGCGCTGCGGAAGATGGCGCCGATGTTGGTGTGGTCGTTGACCGACTCCATGACCGCCACCCGGCGGGCGCCCGCGAGGAGTTCGCCGGCCTCGGGGAGCGGCTTGCGCTGCATGGAGGCGAGGGCGCCGCGGTGCACGTGGTAGCCGGTGACGCGTTCGGCGAGGTCGGGCTGGATGGCGTACACCGGCGCGGGGACCTCGTCGATGACGTCGCGCATGACGTCGACCCACTTGGCGGAGAGCAGCATCGACCGCATCTCGTAACCGGCCTGCCTGGCGCGGCGGATGACCTTCTCGCCCTCGGCGATGAAGAGGCCCTCGGCGGGTTCGCGCCGGCGGCGGAGTTCGACGTCGGTCAGGCCGGTGTAGTCGCGCAGGCGGGGGTCGTCGGGGTCGGTGATCGTGATGAGTTCGGCCACGGGGTGATACTGCCTTGTCCGGGGTGTGGTGCCAATGCGTGGGGCGGGCGGCGGTCGCCGCCGCCCGCCCCACGCTCCTTCGGTGGGTGTCAGCGGGTGCGCTTGCCGGGGCCCTCCGCGACCACCGGGCCGATCACGATGACGGCCGGCGGACGGACCTCTTCCGCCTTCACGACGTCGGCGACGGTGGCGAGGGTGGCGTCCACCCGGCGCTGGGTCGCGGTGGTGCCCTCCTGGACGAGGGCGAGGGGGGTGTCGGGGGCCTTGCCGTGGGCGACGAGCGCCTCGGCGATCTTCCCTATCTTGTCGACCCCCATGAGGATCACCAGGGTGCCGGTCAGCTTCGCGAGCGAGGCCCAGTCGACGAGCGAGCGCGGGTCGTCGGGGGCGACGTGGCCGCTGACCACGGTGAACTCGTGGGCGACGCCGCGGTGGGTGACCGGGATGCCGGCGGCGCCGGGGACCGAGATGGAGCTGGAGATGCCGGGCACGACGGTGCAGGCGATGCCCTCGGCGGCGAGCGCCTGCACCTCCTCCATGCCCCGGCCGAAGACGAACGGGTCGCCGCCCTTGAGGCGGACGACGGACTTCCCGGCCTTCGCGTGCTCGATCAGCGCGTTGTTGATGGCCTCCTGGGCCATGAAGCGGCCGTACGGGATCTTCGCCGCGTCGATCACCTCGACGTGCGGCGGCAGCTCGTCCAGGAGGTCGCGGGGGCCGAGCCGGTCGGCGATGACGACGTCGGCCTCGGCGAGCAGCCGGCGGCCGCGGACGGTGATGAGGTCGGGGTCGCCGGGGCCGCCGCCGACCAGGGCGACGAAGGGGGTGCGGGCGCGCTGGGCGGGCGCGGCGAGGGAGCCGTCGCGCAGGCCCTCCAGGATCGCGTCGCGGACGGCGGCCGAACGGCGCGGGTCGTGGCCGGTGAGGACGGCGACGGTGACGCCGTCGCCGCGGCCGGTGGCCGGGGTCCAGGCGGTGGCGGCGTCGGCGTCGTCGGAGCGAACGCACCAGACGCGGGCGCGCTCGGCCTCGGCGGAGGCGGCGGCGTTGGCGGCCGGGTCGGTGGTGGCGACGAGCGCGTACCAGGCGTCGGCGAGGTCGCCGTCCTCGTAGCGGCGGCGGACCCAGGTGATCTCGCCGGTCTCGGCCATGGCCTCCACGGAGGGGGTGGCCGACGGGGAGATCAGGGTGACGTCGGCGCCTGCGGCGATGAGGGCGGGCAGGCGGCGCTGGGCGACCGTGCCGCCGCCGAGGACGACGACGCGCCGGCCGGCGAGGCGGAGACCGACGGGGTAGGCGGGGTGCTCGACGTGCTCGGCCATGTGCGGGCGGCTCCTCAGAGGGGCTTGGGCCTGTCTGACCATTCGCGTCGGATCAGGCCGGGTCGTTCGGTGCGTGCGATCGGCGTGCGGCCGGGGCGCCCTCGTAGCGGAGCTACTGGGGCGTTTCGGCCGTACGGCGAGCGTGCGTGCCGGGCGGGCCGGACCCGACGGAAATGGTCAGGCAGGCCCTGGGGGCCGCTGCGGCGGTGAAGCGGCTGGTGGGGCGGGCGGGAAGGCCCGGTGACCACGATATCGGTGACCTGGCGCGGACACCCTGTGACCCTGGTCGCGGACGTGCGGCGGCCCCGGTGACGCCCCCTCCCGGCGGAGGGGGCGGCACCGGGGCCGTACGGGCTACTTCTCGGTGACGCCCGCGGAGTCGAAGGTCGCGACCTCGTGCATGGCGCGGGCCGCGCTCTGCACCAGCGGGAGGGCCAGCAGGGCGCCGGTGCCCTCGCCGAGGCGGAGGTCCAGGTCGACCAGCGGGCGCAGGCCCAGCTTGTTGAGCGCGGCCACGTGGCCGGGCTCGGCACTGCGGTGGCCCGCGATGCAGGCGGCCAGCGACTCGGGGGCGACGGCCCGGGCGACGAGCGCCGCCGCGCCGGTGGAGACGCCGTCGAGGATCACCGGGGTGCGCAGCGAGGCGGCGCCCAGGATGAAGCCGACGAGGGCGGCGTGCTCCAGGCCGCCGATCTGCGAGAGGACGCCGATCGGGTCCTGCGGATCCGGCTTGTGCAGGTCGAGGGCGCGGCGGACCACGTCGACCTTGCGGGCGTGGGTCTCGTCGTTGATGCCCGTGCCGCGGCCGGTGACCTCGGCCGGGTCGACGCCGGTGAAGACGGAGATGAGGGCGGCGGACGCGGTGGTGTTCGCGATGCCCATCTCGCCGGTGAGGAGCGCCTTGT
The Streptomyces roseofulvus genome window above contains:
- a CDS encoding RNA methyltransferase, yielding MAELITITDPDDPRLRDYTGLTDVELRRRREPAEGLFIAEGEKVIRRARQAGYEMRSMLLSAKWVDVMRDVIDEVPAPVYAIQPDLAERVTGYHVHRGALASMQRKPLPEAGELLAGARRVAVMESVNDHTNIGAIFRSAAALGMDAVLLSPDCADPLYRRSVKVSMGAVFSVPYARLDTWPRGLEAVREAGFRLLALTPAEQATSMDEAAPHRLDRVALMLGAEGDGLSTQALRAADEWVRIPMAHGVDSLNVGAAAAVAFYAVTAGRPEA
- the cobA gene encoding uroporphyrinogen-III C-methyltransferase, whose translation is MAEHVEHPAYPVGLRLAGRRVVVLGGGTVAQRRLPALIAAGADVTLISPSATPSVEAMAETGEITWVRRRYEDGDLADAWYALVATTDPAANAAASAEAERARVWCVRSDDADAATAWTPATGRGDGVTVAVLTGHDPRRSAAVRDAILEGLRDGSLAAPAQRARTPFVALVGGGPGDPDLITVRGRRLLAEADVVIADRLGPRDLLDELPPHVEVIDAAKIPYGRFMAQEAINNALIEHAKAGKSVVRLKGGDPFVFGRGMEEVQALAAEGIACTVVPGISSSISVPGAAGIPVTHRGVAHEFTVVSGHVAPDDPRSLVDWASLAKLTGTLVILMGVDKIGKIAEALVAHGKAPDTPLALVQEGTTATQRRVDATLATVADVVKAEEVRPPAVIVIGPVVAEGPGKRTR